The nucleotide sequence CCAACACTTGTTGACCGGCAATGAAGGCAGCCAGGAAAACCCGTACCTGATTCACCAGGAACTGGGCGACTTGATGACGCGTGTGGCGACCGTGGTTCGCAAGAACGACCAGCTTTCCGAAGCCTTGGTGAAGGTCGACGAACTGCACCAACGTGCGATGAAGGTCAACCTGTCAGACACCGGCGGATGGACGAACCAAAACGTGCTGTTCGCCAAGGCCCTACAGGACATGTTCCCGCTGGCCAAGTGCATCCTGAAGGGTGCACTGCAACGCGACGAATGCCGCGGTGCCCATTACAAACCTGATTTCCAAAAACCACCGCTGACCGCCGAAGACCCGGCCGAACGTCGCCGGCAAGCCGAAGCGTGGTGTGACGAATTCGAAGCCAACAACGAACGTTACTTGAAGAGTACGATCGCGACTTGGAACGCCGACACGATGCAACCCGACTTGACCTACGAAGACGTCGACACGTCATCGATCCCGCCGCGGCCTCGGCTGTACGGCTTGGTCGGTGCAGACATCATCGAAGAAGTCTGGAAGGAACGTGCCAAGGCGAAAGCCGAAGCGGGTCAGTACGCCACGACCTGATTCGACAACCGACTTCAGTTCAATTAATTCATCTCAGTCAGTCACTCGTTCATATCGTTTCAGGATCGCCGGATGATCGCCCAGGAACCGACGCTGAAAAATCGACCGGAATTCATCAACGTCCGTATCAAACGTCAAAACGGACCCGGGCAGGAACCGTATTGGGAACTGCACAAGATCAAGTACGAACCGGAAATGAACGTGATCAGCGTTCTGCAACGGATCGCCGCCCAAGCGACGACCGTTGACGGTAAACGCGTCACCCCGGTGACGTGGGACTGTGGATGCTTGGAAGAGGTGTGTGGCGCGTGCACGATGGTCGTCAATGGCCGCGTCCGTCAAAGCTGCAGTGCCTTGGTGGATCGGTTGCTGGCCGATAATCCAGACGAAATCGTTTTGGAACCGATGTCCAAGTTCCCCGTCATCCGAGACTTGATGGTGGACCGCGAACGACTGTTCCGCGGACTGCAACGCGTCAAGGGTTGGGTGCCGGTCGACAGCTATTACGACATGGGTCCGGGCGAACGCCAACTGCGTGACACCCAAGAGCAAAACTATCCGCTCAGCCAGTGCATGAGCTGCGGATGTTGCTTGGAAGCATGCCCGCAGTTCCTGAAGATCGAAGTGCCACGTAAGGAAGGCGAAACCGACGAGCAGTACGAAGCACGCAAGTATGCCGAGTACGACAAGGGATTTGTGGGTGCGAATGCGATTTCACAGGTGATGTTGTTCAACAACCACCCGACCGGAAAAGCACTGGCCAAAGAGCGTTTGGACGCATTGACCGGGCCGGGCGGCATCGCGACATGTGGCAACGCCCAAAACTGCGTGGCGGTTTGTCCGAAAGAAATTCCGCTGACCACATCGATCGCGCGTGCAGGACGTGCGACCACGGTCCACGCGATCAAGAAGTGGTTCGAGCGTTAGTCGCTGGCCACCGGCGACCAACCTGAACAGACCGGCTGATTCCCAGGCGGCTTCACTCAAGTAATTGGTGAAGCCGGTCACGGAAAATGGCCGGTCTTATTTTGCGCACCGGCGGCATGAAAACGCCGTCCGAAAGACGGCGTCCGGTGTAAGACGCTGTCCTGTGTCGAACTAGACCGACGCCAGTGTCGGCGTGCTGTGAACCATCAGCGTCTTTTGATTGCGGACGACTCGCAGGAACTCGGCTTCGCTGACCGGTTTGGCGATGTAATCGTTGACCTGCAATTCTTCGCAGCGTGCTTTCAGCGCCGGATCATCGGCGGCGGTCAACACGACGGTGGTCAGCCCCAGCCGGTTCTTGGGGATCTCCGGCAACATTTCAAGAATGTCGATCCCGGTGCCGTCGGGCAACATCATGTCCAGCAGCAACAGATCGGGGGTGGGGGCCCGTGCGAAAACACCTTCACGCCGCAGAAATTTCATCGTTTCTGCCACATTGCGGCATAAGGT is from Crateriforma conspicua and encodes:
- the sdhB gene encoding succinate dehydrogenase iron-sulfur subunit, coding for MIAQEPTLKNRPEFINVRIKRQNGPGQEPYWELHKIKYEPEMNVISVLQRIAAQATTVDGKRVTPVTWDCGCLEEVCGACTMVVNGRVRQSCSALVDRLLADNPDEIVLEPMSKFPVIRDLMVDRERLFRGLQRVKGWVPVDSYYDMGPGERQLRDTQEQNYPLSQCMSCGCCLEACPQFLKIEVPRKEGETDEQYEARKYAEYDKGFVGANAISQVMLFNNHPTGKALAKERLDALTGPGGIATCGNAQNCVAVCPKEIPLTTSIARAGRATTVHAIKKWFER
- a CDS encoding response regulator, producing MKRPNMLGDSRTKPMEILLVEDGLMDARVTIHALRSSGVHHRVTLCRNVAETMKFLRREGVFARAPTPDLLLLDMMLPDGTGIDILEMLPEIPKNRLGLTTVVLTAADDPALKARCEELQVNDYIAKPVSEAEFLRVVRNQKTLMVHSTPTLASV